The genome window AATGATTGCGGTGGGGGAAACAACAGGAGCGTTGGAAGAAATGCTTTCGGATATCTCCGAATATTTCGAGGATGAAATTGAGCAACGACTCCATGTCCTGACTACGGCGATCGAGCCCGCGATCATGATTGTTATGGGGATCGTAATTGGGGTAATCATCTTGACCATGTACCTGCCAATCTTCAAGATCGCAGGGGCGGTAGGCGGATAATGGCACAATACTTCACCCGGAAAAAACTCGGCGATCTGATGCTGGAGAGCGGTGATCTCACTGTCGACCAGTATAATTACGTCATCGACAAGTTGAAAAGCACAGGGCAGCGGTTCGGCGAGATTTGCCTCAATGATGGTCTCATTACGGAAGAAGTTTTGGCAAAAACGCTTGCGGCCCAGTTTGCACTGGATTACATCGACCTCCAAGGTTTCAGGATTGATGAAACCCTGCTAAACTCCTTTCCTCCCGATACAATGTATCGTTTTCACTTTGTCCCTCTGGAACAGGAGGGGGATTCTCTGGTAGTCGCCATTTCCGACCCCACGGACGTGGTAAAGCTCGACGAGCTTGAAATCCTTCTAGATCGCCCTCTGATCATCAAGCTTGCCGCAGACTCTCAAATCTCACAGGTATTGAAACGGGGGGAAGGGACGAGCAGGGTCCTTAAAGAGGTCTCTGAGGATTTCATGCTTCAATTGGTGACGGAGACGGAGAGAGGAGAAGAGATTCTCTCCGTGGAGAAGATCTCCGCCGATACCAGCCCAATCATCAAGTTGGTCAATTCCACAATTCTTGATGCCCTGAACCGACGAGCCAGCGACATACATATAGAAACCGCTCTGAATGGCGTCATAATCAAGTATCGCATAGACGGGGTTCTGTATAAGGCGACGGACCCCATTGATCTGCATTTCCAGGGACCAATCATCTCGCGGCTCAAAGTCATGAGCGAGCTCGATATCTCTGAACGGCGTATCCCGCAAGATGGGCGCTTCAAGGTTAAAATCAATGATAAATCCATCGATTTCCGCGTCTCCATCATGCCGAGCGCCTTTGGCGAGGATGCGGTCATCAGGATTCTCGACAAGGAGAGCATTGCCCAGGACTTGAAAGGGCTTACCCTCGATACACTCGGGATGGACATCCGGGAGATCAGGCGTTTCCGCAAGATGATCCGTGAGCCCTACGGGATGGTACTGGTTACCGGCCCTACCGGTTCTGGGAAAACTACGACGCTCTATGCGGCTCTGTCGGAGATTCACACGGGAGAAGAGAAGATCATCACTATCGAGGACCCGGTCGAATACCAGCTCAAGGGGATCGTACAGATCCCGGTAAACGAGAAAAAGGGTCTTACTTTTGCGCGCGGCCTTCGTTCAATACTCCGCCATGACCCGGACAAGATTATGGTTGGCGAGATCAGAGATCCGGAAACGGCGCAGATAGCTGTTCAGTCAGCTCTTACCGGGCACCTGGTTTTTACGACAGTTCACGCCAACAATGTCTTTGACGTGCTTGGTCGTTTTATCCACATGGGTATAGACCCCTATAATTTCGTCTCCTGCCTGAACTGTGTCATGGCCCAGAGATTGGTGCGAAAACTCTGCGTAAAATGCAAATATCCGATAACACTCACCGACGAGGTGCTGGTGG of Geobacter sp. contains these proteins:
- a CDS encoding pilus assembly protein PilB, translated to MMAQYFTRKKLGDLMLESGDLTVDQYNYVIDKLKSTGQRFGEICLNDGLITEEVLAKTLAAQFALDYIDLQGFRIDETLLNSFPPDTMYRFHFVPLEQEGDSLVVAISDPTDVVKLDELEILLDRPLIIKLAADSQISQVLKRGEGTSRVLKEVSEDFMLQLVTETERGEEILSVEKISADTSPIIKLVNSTILDALNRRASDIHIETALNGVIIKYRIDGVLYKATDPIDLHFQGPIISRLKVMSELDISERRIPQDGRFKVKINDKSIDFRVSIMPSAFGEDAVIRILDKESIAQDLKGLTLDTLGMDIREIRRFRKMIREPYGMVLVTGPTGSGKTTTLYAALSEIHTGEEKIITIEDPVEYQLKGIVQIPVNEKKGLTFARGLRSILRHDPDKIMVGEIRDPETAQIAVQSALTGHLVFTTVHANNVFDVLGRFIHMGIDPYNFVSCLNCVMAQRLVRKLCVKCKYPITLTDEVLVESGIDPEMCRVATFYDARGCDECNHTGYRGRSAIVELLDLNDELRELIVNKSSAILLKKAAREAGTSFLRESAVEKVIAGETTLREINRVTFVE